Proteins co-encoded in one uncultured Bacteroides sp. genomic window:
- a CDS encoding glutamine--tRNA ligase/YqeY domain fusion protein: protein MTDIKTEEGGEKKSLNFIEIAVENDLKEGKNGGRIQTRFPPEPNGYLHIGHAKAICMDFGIAKKYNGVCNLRFDDTNPVKEDVEYVDAIKEDIEWLGYKWENIYYASDYFQQLWDFAIKLIKAGKAYVDEQSAEEIAKQKGTPTQAGTNSPYRDRPIQENLDLFQKMNSGELPEGTMVLRAKIDMANSNMHFRDPIMYRIIHNPHHRTGTTWKAYPMYDFAHGQSDYFEGVTHSLCTLEFEVHRPLYNYYIDLLKESDNYRPRQMEFNRLNLTYTVMSKRKLLTLVKEGLVNGWDDPRMPTLCGYRRRGYSPESIHKFIDKIGYTKYDGIIDVSLLESAVREDLNARSTRVAAVINPVKCIITNYPEGQVEEMEAINNPEDPNSASHIIEFSRELFIEREDFMEDAPKKYFRMTPGQEVRLKNAYIVKCTGCKKNTEGEIEEVYCEFDPNTKSGMPDSNRKVKGTLHWVSAAHSLPAEVRLYDRLFKVENPALEEKDGDFRDLLNPDSLKVLTNCRVEKYLAEMNPMDYLQFQRIGYFNIDKESAPDKLIFNRTVGLKDTWSKINK from the coding sequence ATGACAGATATTAAAACGGAAGAAGGGGGCGAAAAGAAGAGTTTAAACTTTATTGAAATCGCCGTAGAAAACGATTTGAAAGAAGGTAAGAACGGAGGAAGAATACAAACACGTTTCCCACCAGAGCCCAATGGTTACCTGCACATAGGTCATGCAAAAGCAATTTGTATGGACTTTGGTATTGCTAAAAAGTATAACGGCGTTTGTAATCTTCGCTTCGATGATACCAATCCCGTAAAAGAAGATGTGGAATATGTAGATGCCATTAAAGAAGATATAGAATGGCTTGGCTACAAGTGGGAAAATATTTACTATGCCTCTGATTACTTCCAGCAGTTATGGGATTTTGCCATAAAGCTTATTAAGGCAGGCAAAGCATACGTTGACGAACAATCTGCCGAAGAGATTGCAAAACAGAAAGGAACTCCTACTCAAGCAGGAACAAACAGTCCTTACCGCGACCGTCCCATTCAGGAAAATCTGGATCTTTTCCAAAAAATGAATTCCGGAGAATTACCCGAAGGAACAATGGTTCTTCGTGCCAAGATTGATATGGCAAACTCTAACATGCACTTCCGTGATCCGATAATGTACCGCATTATTCATAATCCTCATCATCGTACAGGAACAACATGGAAGGCATACCCAATGTATGACTTTGCTCACGGACAGTCCGATTACTTTGAAGGTGTAACACATTCCCTTTGTACATTAGAGTTTGAAGTTCATCGTCCTCTATATAACTATTATATCGACTTGCTTAAGGAAAGCGACAATTATCGTCCAAGACAGATGGAATTCAACCGCCTAAATCTAACATATACCGTAATGAGTAAACGTAAGCTTCTCACATTGGTAAAGGAAGGATTAGTAAACGGATGGGACGACCCACGAATGCCTACTCTTTGCGGTTATCGCCGACGCGGCTATTCGCCTGAATCCATTCATAAGTTTATTGACAAGATTGGTTATACTAAATATGATGGTATTATTGACGTTTCACTTCTTGAATCGGCAGTAAGGGAAGATCTTAATGCACGTTCCACTCGTGTGGCCGCAGTTATAAATCCAGTAAAGTGTATCATCACCAACTATCCTGAAGGACAAGTGGAAGAGATGGAAGCTATCAATAATCCTGAAGATCCAAATTCAGCTTCACACATTATAGAATTCAGTCGTGAGCTCTTTATCGAACGCGAAGACTTCATGGAAGATGCTCCAAAGAAGTATTTCCGAATGACTCCCGGTCAGGAAGTTCGCCTGAAGAATGCTTATATTGTAAAATGTACCGGTTGTAAAAAGAATACAGAAGGAGAAATTGAAGAAGTATACTGCGAATTTGATCCAAACACAAAGAGTGGAATGCCTGATAGCAACCGCAAAGTGAAAGGAACTCTTCACTGGGTAAGTGCTGCACACAGCCTTCCTGCTGAGGTTCGCCTTTACGATCGTTTATTCAAAGTAGAAAATCCTGCATTGGAAGAGAAAGACGGAGACTTCCGTGATCTTCTGAATCCGGATTCTCTCAAAGTACTTACCAACTGCCGCGTTGAGAAATACCTAGCAGAGATGAACCCAATGGATTATTTACAATTCCAGCGCATTGGCTACTTCAATATAGATAAAGAATCAGCTCCGGACAAATTAATATTTAACCGTACAGTGGGACTAAAAGACACTTGGAGTAAAATCAATAAATAA
- a CDS encoding PstS family phosphate ABC transporter substrate-binding protein, with protein sequence MKKGTVLLLISLLLSFVSLHAQRIKGSDTVLPISQEEAESYMNKKSGTKVTVTGGGSGVGFSALIDGTCDIAMASRSIKFGEKMKLKTKKQAITEVKIAYDALAVVINPSNTVSKLTREQLEGIFTGTITNWKQVGGKDLKIVVYSRETSSGTYEFFKEHVLKNKNYMKSILSMPATGAIIQSVSQTKGAIGYVGLAYVSKRVKAVAVSYDGKKYATPTLENAAKKLYPIVRPLFYYYNNKDKNKVSPFIQYVLSPEGQNLIKKGGYIPIRFM encoded by the coding sequence ATGAAAAAAGGAACAGTTCTTTTATTGATTTCGTTATTGTTGAGCTTTGTATCTTTACATGCACAACGAATTAAAGGTAGCGACACAGTTCTTCCTATATCACAGGAAGAAGCAGAAAGCTATATGAATAAAAAGTCAGGAACCAAAGTAACCGTTACCGGTGGAGGAAGCGGCGTAGGATTCTCTGCCTTGATTGATGGAACCTGTGATATTGCAATGGCTTCACGATCTATTAAATTTGGTGAAAAAATGAAGCTTAAAACAAAAAAGCAAGCCATTACAGAAGTAAAGATTGCCTACGATGCATTGGCCGTAGTTATTAATCCGTCCAACACTGTAAGCAAGCTCACCCGCGAACAATTAGAAGGCATCTTTACCGGAACAATTACTAATTGGAAACAAGTAGGCGGTAAAGACCTGAAGATTGTAGTGTACTCTCGCGAAACATCATCTGGGACATACGAGTTCTTCAAGGAGCATGTTCTTAAAAACAAGAATTATATGAAGAGCATCCTTTCAATGCCTGCAACAGGAGCCATTATCCAATCTGTTAGTCAGACAAAAGGTGCAATAGGATACGTTGGTCTGGCTTATGTAAGTAAAAGAGTTAAAGCAGTTGCTGTATCATATGATGGTAAGAAATATGCAACTCCTACTTTGGAGAATGCCGCAAAGAAACTTTATCCTATCGTAAGACCGCTGTTCTATTACTATAATAACAAGGATAAAAACAAAGTATCGCCGTTTATTCAGTATGTTTTATCCCCTGAAGGCCAGAATCTGATAAAAAAGGGCGGATATATTCCCATTAGATTTATGTAA
- the pstC gene encoding phosphate ABC transporter permease subunit PstC has protein sequence MKKFFERIIEGLLTCSGFVTSITILLIIVFLFSEAFGLFGSKAIEDGYVLALNKQNKVTDLTPAEIKKVFDGEITNWSQLGGADAPITVFRIENLTDYYSEEELGPEYAYAGAKIADLINKSPGMIGFIPNNYLDKHFQGHVIKDKTISIKDVIGGTEWFPTATPAAQFGILPLITGTLWVSFFAILFALPFGLSVSIYMSEVSSHRVRDILKPVIELLSGIPSVVYGFFGLIIIVPLIQKIFSLPVGESGLAGSIVLAIMALPTIITVSEDAMRNCPRSMREASLALGASKWQTIYKVVIPYSISGITSGVVLGIGRAIGETMAVLMVTGNAAVIPHTILEPLRTIPATIAAELGEAPAGGAHYQALFLLGVVLFFITLIINFSVEYISSRQK, from the coding sequence ATGAAAAAGTTTTTTGAACGAATAATTGAAGGGTTACTTACTTGTAGTGGTTTCGTGACAAGTATTACGATTCTGCTCATTATTGTTTTTCTTTTCAGCGAGGCATTTGGACTGTTTGGCAGCAAGGCAATAGAAGATGGATATGTCCTTGCACTTAACAAACAGAATAAGGTAACAGACCTGACTCCCGCTGAAATTAAAAAGGTGTTTGACGGAGAGATTACCAACTGGTCGCAGTTGGGAGGAGCAGATGCTCCAATTACGGTTTTCCGAATTGAAAACCTTACTGATTATTACTCTGAAGAAGAGTTAGGTCCTGAATATGCGTATGCTGGAGCCAAAATTGCCGATCTTATTAATAAGAGTCCAGGAATGATTGGTTTTATTCCCAATAATTACCTTGATAAGCATTTTCAGGGGCATGTAATTAAGGATAAAACGATCTCAATTAAAGACGTTATTGGAGGAACTGAATGGTTCCCTACAGCAACTCCGGCGGCACAGTTTGGAATACTTCCCCTTATAACCGGAACGCTTTGGGTTAGTTTCTTTGCCATCTTGTTTGCGCTTCCATTCGGTTTATCTGTATCAATATACATGAGTGAGGTTTCTAGTCACCGTGTAAGAGATATATTGAAACCGGTAATTGAACTATTGAGTGGAATACCTTCTGTAGTTTATGGCTTTTTTGGATTAATTATTATCGTTCCTTTGATTCAGAAGATATTTAGTCTTCCGGTAGGAGAGTCAGGGCTTGCGGGTAGTATTGTGCTTGCTATTATGGCGTTGCCAACTATTATCACAGTAAGTGAAGATGCTATGAGAAATTGTCCACGTTCCATGAGAGAAGCTAGTCTTGCTTTGGGAGCATCTAAATGGCAAACCATCTATAAGGTTGTTATACCTTATTCAATCTCAGGAATAACGTCAGGGGTTGTTTTAGGAATAGGACGCGCTATTGGCGAGACCATGGCTGTCTTAATGGTAACAGGTAATGCAGCAGTGATACCTCATACAATTCTTGAACCGCTTCGTACAATTCCTGCCACCATTGCCGCGGAACTTGGTGAAGCACCCGCAGGAGGAGCACATTATCAAGCATTGTTCCTGTTAGGAGTTGTGTTGTTCTTCATCACACTTATTATAAACTTTAGTGTAGAATATATAAGCAGCAGACAAAAATAA
- the pstA gene encoding phosphate ABC transporter permease PstA codes for MEKNKFPESYDRRKRRSQKIAFGIFSLFSYSIVAILFAILGFIIYKGIGVINWNFLTTEPSEGMTAGGIWPAIVGTFYLMIGSALFAFPIGVMSGIYMNEYAPKGKVVRFIRVMTNNLSGIPSIVFGLFGMTLFVNYLGFGDSILAGSLTLGLLCVPLVIRTTEEALKAIPNTFREGSRALGASKLQTIRRVILPIATPNIITGLILALGRVSGETAPILFTCAAYFLPKIPTSVFDQCMALPYHLYVISTSGTDMEAQLPIAYGTALVLIVIILIVNLLANALRKYFSKKVKMN; via the coding sequence ATGGAAAAGAATAAATTCCCTGAATCTTACGATCGGCGCAAACGTCGTTCTCAGAAAATAGCCTTTGGCATTTTCTCTTTGTTCAGCTACAGTATTGTGGCAATACTATTTGCAATCCTTGGTTTCATAATTTATAAAGGAATAGGTGTTATTAACTGGAACTTTCTTACGACAGAGCCTTCAGAAGGGATGACTGCAGGGGGAATCTGGCCAGCTATAGTTGGTACGTTTTACCTTATGATTGGTAGTGCGCTTTTTGCTTTCCCTATAGGGGTGATGAGTGGTATTTATATGAATGAATATGCTCCGAAAGGCAAAGTTGTTCGCTTTATCCGAGTGATGACCAATAACCTTAGCGGTATCCCATCTATAGTATTTGGCCTTTTCGGTATGACACTCTTTGTTAATTATCTTGGTTTTGGTGACAGTATCCTGGCCGGTTCACTCACGTTAGGATTACTATGTGTCCCTTTGGTAATAAGAACAACGGAAGAAGCTCTGAAAGCTATTCCGAATACATTCCGCGAAGGTAGTCGTGCATTGGGAGCGTCGAAATTGCAAACTATCCGACGTGTGATCCTTCCTATTGCAACGCCTAATATAATAACAGGGCTGATTTTGGCACTGGGACGTGTTTCCGGTGAAACGGCTCCAATTCTTTTCACTTGCGCGGCATACTTCCTTCCCAAAATTCCTACAAGTGTATTCGATCAGTGTATGGCGTTACCATATCATCTATACGTAATATCCACCAGTGGTACGGATATGGAAGCACAGCTGCCTATTGCTTATGGCACCGCATTAGTATTGATTGTTATAATATTGATAGTGAATCTACTAGCGAATGCATTAAGAAAATATTTTTCTAAAAAAGTAAAAATGAACTAA
- the pstB gene encoding phosphate ABC transporter ATP-binding protein PstB, protein MDKIDVKDVNFYYGDFQALKGINMQIKEKSVVAFIGPSGCGKSTFLRLFNRMNDLIPNTRMEGQILIDSEDIYAKGVPVDELRKNVGMVFQRPNPFPKTIFENVAYGLRVNGIKDNEFIRHRVEETLKGAALWNEVKDKLKESAFALSGGQQQRLCIARAMAVSPSILLMDEPASALDPISTAKVEELIHELKKDYTIVIVTHNMQQAARVSDKTAYFYLGEMIEFDNTKKIFTNPAQISTQNYITGRFG, encoded by the coding sequence ATGGATAAAATTGATGTAAAGGACGTAAATTTCTATTATGGCGATTTTCAAGCGCTGAAAGGAATCAATATGCAGATAAAAGAAAAGTCTGTAGTTGCCTTTATAGGACCTTCCGGTTGTGGCAAATCAACCTTTCTCCGCCTTTTTAACAGAATGAACGACTTGATACCTAATACACGAATGGAAGGACAAATTCTGATTGATAGCGAGGATATTTATGCAAAAGGAGTTCCTGTAGATGAATTAAGAAAGAATGTGGGAATGGTGTTCCAGCGTCCTAATCCATTTCCGAAAACTATTTTCGAGAATGTAGCTTACGGGCTTCGGGTAAATGGAATAAAAGATAATGAGTTTATTCGTCATAGGGTGGAAGAAACATTGAAAGGTGCAGCTCTTTGGAATGAAGTAAAAGACAAATTGAAGGAATCTGCATTTGCTCTTTCCGGAGGGCAACAACAGAGACTTTGCATTGCCCGTGCTATGGCTGTATCTCCATCTATTTTGCTGATGGATGAACCAGCTTCTGCTCTCGATCCTATTTCAACTGCTAAAGTGGAAGAGCTAATTCATGAGTTAAAGAAAGATTATACGATTGTTATTGTTACCCACAATATGCAGCAGGCTGCCCGTGTTAGTGATAAGACTGCCTACTTTTATCTAGGTGAGATGATTGAATTTGATAACACCAAGAAGATTTTCACCAATCCGGCTCAGATTTCCACTCAGAATTATATTACGGGACGTTTCGGATAA
- the phoU gene encoding phosphate signaling complex protein PhoU: MVKFIESELVQLKKEVDEMWTLVYNQLDRASEAVLTLNKELAQQVIVREKRVNAFELKIDSDVEDIIALYNPVAVDLRFVLAMLKINTDLERLGDFAEGIARFVVKCNEPALDPELLKNLRLEEMFAQVLSMLETAKRALTEESLELATSVFAKDNLIDEINSEVTKKLVDYIGENPESLPLCLNLVGIFRKLERSGDHINNLAEEIVFYIDAKVLKHQGKMDEGYPQNS, translated from the coding sequence ATGGTAAAGTTTATAGAATCAGAACTCGTGCAGCTGAAAAAAGAAGTGGACGAAATGTGGACTTTAGTCTATAATCAGTTGGACAGAGCCTCAGAAGCTGTGTTGACTCTTAATAAAGAGTTGGCGCAGCAAGTTATCGTTAGAGAGAAACGTGTAAATGCTTTCGAACTTAAAATTGACAGTGACGTTGAGGATATAATTGCACTTTACAATCCTGTAGCCGTTGATTTGCGTTTTGTCCTTGCAATGTTAAAGATAAACACGGATTTGGAACGTCTTGGCGACTTTGCCGAAGGCATTGCTCGTTTTGTGGTTAAATGTAATGAACCGGCTCTTGATCCGGAACTTTTAAAAAATCTTCGATTGGAAGAGATGTTTGCTCAGGTACTTTCAATGCTTGAGACTGCAAAGCGGGCATTAACTGAAGAAAGTCTGGAATTGGCAACATCAGTTTTTGCTAAAGATAATCTGATTGATGAGATTAATTCCGAAGTAACTAAGAAATTGGTAGATTATATTGGTGAAAATCCGGAAAGTTTGCCTTTATGTCTCAATTTGGTGGGTATATTCCGTAAACTGGAACGATCTGGAGATCATATTAATAATCTGGCTGAAGAAATTGTTTTCTATATCGATGCAAAAGTTTTAAAACATCAGGGTAAAATGGATGAGGGATATCCTCAGAATTCTTGA
- a CDS encoding glycosyltransferase yields MLSILIPTYNYDCLGLVEELHRQAQTLLFPIEILVADDGSKEELKRNNRKINKLSNCMFIELKENVGRARIRNFLSEKANYDILLFIDSDAGLISNDFLQNYVSAIQNNEVICGGLLYDRPLPSPVFSLRYYYGICAEERSAKERNLCPYAQFSSFSFLIRKKTFREILFDESFSGYGHEDTAFGIELEKRGIKVKHIDNPLYHLGLEKNEDFLFKTETGIETLYRFSDKLTEYVRLLQAYNKVRKYKLQKLVAFLFRKTRGLLKRNILSLHPNMKAFAFYKLGYLCNIK; encoded by the coding sequence ATGTTATCCATTCTCATTCCTACTTATAATTATGACTGTTTAGGGCTGGTTGAAGAACTTCATCGCCAGGCACAAACACTATTATTCCCCATTGAAATACTCGTTGCCGATGATGGTTCAAAGGAAGAGCTAAAACGTAATAACAGGAAGATAAACAAATTAAGTAACTGTATGTTTATCGAACTTAAAGAAAATGTGGGTAGAGCCAGGATCCGAAATTTCTTATCTGAAAAGGCAAATTATGACATTCTGCTATTTATAGACAGTGATGCCGGACTTATCAGCAATGATTTTCTACAAAATTACGTCTCAGCAATACAAAACAACGAAGTTATCTGCGGAGGGTTATTATATGACCGCCCTTTGCCTTCACCTGTTTTCAGTTTACGCTATTACTATGGCATCTGCGCAGAAGAACGTTCTGCAAAAGAGCGTAATCTATGCCCCTACGCTCAATTTTCGTCTTTCAGTTTTTTAATAAGAAAAAAAACATTCCGGGAAATTCTCTTTGATGAATCTTTTTCCGGATATGGTCATGAAGATACCGCATTTGGTATTGAACTGGAAAAGCGAGGAATAAAAGTAAAACATATCGATAATCCTCTATATCATTTAGGACTCGAAAAGAATGAAGATTTCCTATTCAAAACAGAAACAGGCATTGAAACCCTTTATCGTTTTTCTGATAAACTGACTGAGTATGTACGCTTATTACAGGCGTATAATAAAGTGAGAAAATATAAACTGCAAAAGCTGGTTGCATTTCTTTTTAGAAAAACGCGCGGGCTCTTGAAAAGAAATATCTTAAGCCTTCATCCAAACATGAAAGCATTCGCATTTTATAAATTAGGTTATCTGTGCAATATTAAATAA